The following coding sequences are from one Mycobacterium bourgelatii window:
- a CDS encoding DEAD/DEAH box helicase gives MTSPENEHSTPVTFADLQIHPAVLQAVGDVGYETPTAIQAETIPALMAGSDVVGLAQTGTGKTAAFAIPILSKIDIASKTTQALVLAPTRELALQVAEAFSRYGARLPQLNVLPIYGGSSYSVQLAGLKRGAHVVVGTPGRVIDHLERGTLDLSRVDYLVLDEADEMLTMGFAEEVDRILADTPEYKQVALFSATMPPAIRKLTTKYLHDPLEVTSKAKTATAENISQRYIQVAGPRKMDALTRVLEVEPFEAMIVFVRTKQATEEVAEKLRARGFSAAAINGDIPQGQRERTVAALRDGGAKGIDILVATDVAARGLDVERISHVVNYDIPHDTESYVHRIGRTGRAGRSGNALLFVSPRERHLLKAIEKATRQTLTETELPTVEDVNAQRVAKFADSITAALGAPGIELFRRLVEDYEREHNVPMADIAAALALQSRDSEVFLLPPDPPERPREKRDKRSERPEKPRRNIDFATYRVSVGKRHKIGPGAIVGAIANEGGLHRSDFGHISIGLDTSLVELPAKLPKAVLKKLENTRISGVLIDLRPERPDRADRPSRQGRSNRPGKPPRRKHTE, from the coding sequence ATGACCTCTCCGGAGAATGAGCATTCGACGCCCGTGACTTTCGCTGACCTGCAGATTCACCCCGCGGTCCTGCAGGCCGTCGGCGACGTCGGGTACGAAACGCCGACGGCCATCCAGGCCGAGACGATTCCGGCCCTGATGGCCGGTTCCGACGTGGTGGGGCTGGCGCAGACGGGCACCGGCAAGACCGCCGCTTTCGCCATCCCGATCCTGTCCAAGATCGATATCGCCAGCAAGACGACACAGGCGCTGGTGCTGGCGCCCACCCGCGAGCTCGCCCTGCAGGTGGCCGAGGCATTCAGCCGCTACGGCGCTCGTCTGCCGCAACTCAACGTGTTGCCCATCTACGGCGGCTCGTCGTACAGCGTCCAACTCGCCGGGCTGAAGCGCGGCGCACACGTCGTCGTCGGAACCCCAGGCCGGGTCATCGACCATCTGGAACGCGGGACGCTGGACCTGTCGCGGGTGGACTACCTGGTGCTCGACGAAGCCGACGAAATGCTCACCATGGGCTTCGCGGAAGAAGTCGACCGCATCCTGGCCGACACTCCGGAATACAAGCAGGTCGCCCTGTTCTCGGCCACCATGCCGCCGGCCATCCGCAAGCTCACCACCAAGTACCTGCACGATCCGCTGGAAGTCACGTCCAAAGCGAAAACCGCCACCGCCGAGAACATTTCGCAGCGCTACATCCAGGTCGCGGGCCCGCGGAAGATGGACGCGCTGACCCGAGTCCTCGAAGTGGAGCCGTTCGAGGCGATGATCGTCTTCGTCCGTACCAAGCAGGCGACCGAAGAAGTCGCCGAAAAGCTGCGTGCCCGAGGGTTTTCCGCAGCCGCGATCAACGGAGACATCCCACAGGGGCAGCGTGAGCGCACCGTCGCCGCGCTGCGGGACGGCGGCGCGAAGGGCATCGACATCCTCGTCGCCACCGACGTCGCGGCAAGGGGGCTCGACGTCGAGCGCATTTCGCACGTCGTCAACTACGACATCCCGCACGACACCGAGTCCTATGTGCATCGCATCGGGCGCACCGGCCGGGCGGGCCGTTCGGGCAACGCGCTGCTCTTCGTCTCGCCTCGCGAGCGCCACCTGCTCAAGGCGATCGAAAAAGCCACGCGCCAAACGCTTACCGAAACCGAGCTGCCCACCGTCGAGGACGTCAACGCCCAACGGGTAGCCAAGTTCGCAGATTCGATTACCGCCGCTCTCGGCGCTCCGGGGATCGAGTTGTTTCGCCGACTGGTCGAAGATTACGAACGCGAACACAACGTCCCGATGGCTGACATCGCGGCAGCCCTGGCCTTGCAGTCGCGCGACAGCGAGGTATTCCTGCTACCTCCCGACCCGCCCGAAAGGCCCCGGGAGAAGCGGGATAAGCGCTCGGAGCGCCCCGAGAAACCGAGGCGCAATATCGACTTCGCGACTTACCGCGTCTCGGTCGGGAAGCGGCACAAGATCGGGCCCGGCGCGATCGTCGGGGCCATCGCCAACGAGGGCGGCCTGCACCGCAGCGATTTCGGCCACATCAGCATCGGGCTGGACACCTCATTGGTGGAGCTGCCGGCGAAGCTGCCCAAGGCCGTGCTGAAGAAGCTTGAGAACACTCGGATCTCGGGCGTGCTGATCGATCTGCGGCCAGAACGGCCTGACCGGGCAGACCGGCCCTCTCGGCAGGGCCGCTCGAACCGACCGGGCAAGCCGCCCCGCAGGAAACACACCGAATGA
- a CDS encoding acyltransferase family protein produces the protein MTLSEEQDAQGGLEQVAHVDRVASLTGIRALAALLVVGTHAAYTTGKYTHGYWGLVGARLEIGVPIFFVLSGFLLFRPWVHAAAKGGPPPSVSRYARHRVRRIMPAYVITVLFAYALYHFREAGPNPGHSWLGLIRNLTLTHIYTDGYLGKYLHQGLTQMWSLAVEAAFYVTLPFLAYFLFVVVSRRRWQPKVVLAALIALTLISPGWLVLVHTDHLFPDGARLWLPTYLAWFLGGMLLAVLQAMGVRCYAFAAIPLAVVAYFIVSTPIAGAPTTSPASLSEALVKTCFYAVIATLAVAPLALGDQGWYWKLLASRPVVWLGEISYEIFLIHLITMEFAMVYIVRAHVYTGSMLYLFVATVVVTVPLAWVLHRFTRVKAG, from the coding sequence ATGACCCTGTCCGAGGAACAAGACGCTCAGGGGGGACTCGAGCAGGTCGCACACGTAGACCGGGTCGCGTCGCTCACCGGGATTCGCGCGCTGGCGGCCCTGCTGGTGGTCGGCACACACGCCGCGTACACCACCGGCAAGTACACGCACGGCTACTGGGGCCTGGTGGGTGCTCGGCTGGAGATCGGCGTCCCGATCTTCTTCGTGCTGTCGGGTTTCCTGCTGTTCCGCCCATGGGTGCACGCGGCTGCAAAAGGCGGCCCGCCACCATCGGTGAGTCGCTACGCGCGACACCGGGTTCGGCGCATCATGCCCGCCTACGTCATCACCGTGTTGTTTGCCTACGCGCTCTACCACTTCCGCGAGGCTGGGCCGAACCCTGGGCACAGCTGGTTGGGGTTGATCCGCAACCTGACCCTGACGCACATCTACACCGACGGCTATCTGGGGAAGTACCTGCACCAGGGACTGACGCAGATGTGGAGTCTGGCCGTCGAGGCCGCGTTCTATGTGACGTTGCCGTTCCTGGCGTACTTCCTGTTCGTGGTCGTCTCGCGGCGACGATGGCAGCCCAAGGTGGTGCTGGCCGCACTGATCGCGCTGACGCTGATCAGCCCAGGTTGGTTGGTGCTGGTGCACACCGATCACCTGTTCCCGGACGGCGCCCGCCTGTGGCTACCGACGTATCTGGCGTGGTTTCTCGGCGGCATGCTGCTGGCCGTGCTGCAGGCGATGGGCGTGCGCTGTTACGCCTTCGCGGCGATACCACTGGCCGTCGTCGCCTATTTCATCGTTTCCACGCCCATCGCGGGCGCACCCACAACGTCGCCGGCCTCGCTCAGCGAGGCGCTGGTCAAGACCTGCTTCTATGCCGTGATCGCCACGCTGGCGGTCGCGCCGTTGGCGTTGGGTGACCAGGGTTGGTACTGGAAGCTGCTCGCGAGTCGTCCCGTGGTGTGGCTCGGTGAGATTTCCTACGAGATCTTCCTGATCCACCTGATCACCATGGAGTTCGCCATGGTCTACATCGTGCGTGCCCACGTGTACACCGGTTCGATGCTGTACCTCTTCGTTGCCACCGTGGTGGTGACCGTCCCGCTGGCGTGGGTGCTGCACCGCTTCACCCGCGTCAAGGCCGGCTAG
- a CDS encoding siderophore-interacting protein, with product MAELRTSHGWQGAVMKLMGAGDYRLTVTGRREISPRYLRLSFDAGGMLDNHPVHPTMWIRLWFADGHQRGYTLVDPDPAAGTFDIEFALHCGRASDWARAAQPGDTIEATVLGSKFAIPEPAPSGYVIVGDTASLPAINSLLAAIGDTPAQVFLEACCDDDKCLPLARTENVTWVDRINGGGELLATVRSAAFDAADHFGWVACDTRTTRSVAKVFREEFGIPRKWIKAQAYWMA from the coding sequence ATGGCCGAACTGAGGACATCGCACGGTTGGCAGGGTGCGGTGATGAAGCTGATGGGCGCCGGCGACTACCGCCTCACCGTCACTGGTCGCCGCGAAATCAGCCCCCGCTACCTGCGCCTGAGCTTCGATGCCGGCGGGATGCTCGACAACCACCCGGTACACCCCACCATGTGGATTCGCCTGTGGTTCGCTGACGGGCACCAACGCGGTTACACGCTGGTCGACCCGGACCCGGCGGCCGGCACCTTTGACATCGAGTTCGCCCTGCACTGCGGCCGAGCGTCGGACTGGGCGCGGGCCGCGCAGCCGGGCGACACCATCGAGGCGACGGTGTTGGGCAGCAAATTCGCAATTCCCGAGCCGGCACCCTCGGGTTACGTGATTGTCGGCGACACGGCGTCATTGCCGGCGATCAATTCCTTGCTCGCTGCGATTGGGGACACCCCCGCACAGGTGTTTCTCGAGGCTTGTTGCGATGACGACAAATGCCTGCCGCTGGCGCGCACCGAGAACGTCACCTGGGTGGACCGGATCAACGGCGGCGGCGAACTGCTCGCGACGGTGCGCTCGGCGGCGTTCGACGCCGCCGATCACTTCGGCTGGGTGGCCTGCGACACCCGCACCACCCGATCGGTCGCCAAGGTGTTTCGCGAGGAGTTCGGCATTCCGCGCAAATGGATTAAGGCACAAGCCTATTGGATGGCCTGA
- a CDS encoding dTDP-4-dehydrorhamnose 3,5-epimerase family protein, protein MNILDTAIADLMVVQSLPISDARGTFIRLFCAQELQGLLGQRQIKQINQSRTSRAGVVRGLHFQHPPHAELKMVRCLRGRVWDVAVDLRAGSPTFLHWHAEELVQNDARMVVIPEGFAHGFQALEPDSELLYLTTAFYQPAFEGGVRYDDPALAIAWPLPPQGLSPRDMAQPPLGADFTGITL, encoded by the coding sequence ATGAATATCCTCGACACCGCAATCGCCGATCTCATGGTTGTGCAGTCACTACCTATCAGCGATGCGCGCGGCACGTTCATCCGCCTCTTCTGCGCTCAGGAACTTCAGGGCCTGCTCGGCCAGCGTCAGATCAAGCAGATCAACCAGTCGAGAACCAGTCGCGCCGGCGTAGTGCGTGGCCTGCACTTTCAACACCCGCCGCATGCGGAATTGAAAATGGTCCGCTGCTTGCGCGGCCGGGTCTGGGATGTCGCAGTGGATCTGCGAGCGGGCTCGCCAACGTTCCTGCACTGGCACGCAGAGGAATTGGTTCAGAACGATGCACGGATGGTTGTTATCCCAGAAGGTTTTGCGCACGGCTTTCAGGCGTTGGAGCCCGACAGCGAATTGCTGTATCTGACCACGGCCTTCTACCAACCCGCCTTCGAGGGCGGCGTTCGATACGACGACCCAGCGCTCGCCATCGCCTGGCCATTACCACCGCAGGGCCTTTCGCCCCGTGATATGGCGCAGCCGCCCTTGGGAGCAGATTTCACCGGAATCACATTATGA
- a CDS encoding class I SAM-dependent methyltransferase, with protein MTCRHREAAFTRSLFDLCFTHPSNTYPRGEDLCEPELHYPLGVKVCQRCYLVQIEDYARPDELFSAASGHEKFLPGSHISIRSPPALWENQPDDVMTCRGTSSMRCRPNWLISSSRRCVL; from the coding sequence ATGACCTGCCGACACCGCGAGGCCGCATTCACGCGCAGCTTATTTGACCTGTGCTTTACGCACCCATCCAACACCTACCCGCGTGGCGAGGACCTGTGTGAGCCGGAACTACACTACCCGCTAGGGGTGAAGGTCTGTCAGCGGTGCTACTTGGTGCAGATTGAGGATTACGCTCGCCCTGACGAACTGTTCAGCGCAGCGTCCGGGCATGAAAAGTTTTTGCCAGGAAGCCATATCTCAATCCGTTCGCCTCCGGCATTGTGGGAAAACCAGCCAGACGACGTGATGACTTGCCGTGGAACATCGTCGATGAGGTGCAGGCCCAATTGGCTGATCTCGTCCTCGAGGCGGTGCGTCTTGTGA
- a CDS encoding TetR/AcrR family transcriptional regulator, with translation MAGSSKDWLADRRTEAAADRILDAAERLFTERDPESVGMNEIAAAAGCSRATLYRYFESREALRIAYVHRETHRLGRQVLSGADDDEDPRERLVSSILATLRMVRESPPLAAWFLATRAPIGARMADQSEVITALAASFLHSLGLVSQTDGAPSIVERRARWAVRIIVSLLMFPGRDEADERAMIEEFLAPVMVSAREAIQ, from the coding sequence ATGGCGGGCTCCAGCAAGGATTGGCTTGCCGACCGACGCACCGAGGCGGCAGCCGACCGGATACTGGATGCCGCCGAGCGACTGTTTACCGAGCGCGATCCGGAATCGGTCGGCATGAACGAAATCGCGGCAGCCGCAGGATGTTCCCGCGCCACCCTCTACCGATACTTCGAGAGCCGCGAGGCGCTGCGCATCGCGTATGTGCACCGCGAGACGCATCGACTGGGCCGACAGGTTCTGAGTGGGGCTGACGACGATGAGGACCCGCGGGAACGGCTGGTCTCTAGCATCCTCGCCACCTTGCGCATGGTGCGCGAGAGTCCACCGTTGGCCGCGTGGTTCCTCGCCACACGCGCCCCCATCGGCGCCCGGATGGCAGACCAGTCCGAGGTGATCACGGCTCTGGCCGCCTCGTTCCTGCACTCCCTCGGACTCGTGTCGCAGACCGACGGGGCGCCGTCCATCGTCGAACGACGCGCCCGTTGGGCGGTGCGGATCATCGTCTCGCTGTTGATGTTTCCGGGCCGCGACGAGGCCGACGAACGGGCGATGATCGAGGAGTTCCTCGCCCCGGTCATGGTGTCGGCCCGTGAGGCTATCCAGTAG
- a CDS encoding cytochrome P450, with translation MSTALSHPSQEVPVKFRLATAETWSNPWPMYRALRDHDPVHRVVPPANPEHDYYVLSRHADVWAAARNHQTFSSAQGLTVNYGDLEMLGLQDNLPMVMQDPPVHTQFRKLVSRGFTPRQVEAVEPKVREFVVERIERLRANGRGDIVTELFKPLPSMVVAHYLGVPEEDWVQFDGWTQAIVAANTADGGIASALGPAGNAVGEIMAYFTTLIERRRTDPGDDTISHLVSAGVGADGDIAGVLSILGFTFTMVTGGNDTVTGMLGGSMQLLHERPDQRQMLIDEPGLIPDAVDELLRLTSPVQNLARTATRDVTIHDTTIPAGRRVLLLYGSANRDERQYGPDAGELDVRRCPRNIMTFSQGAHHCLGAAAARMQSRVALSELLSRCPDFEVDESCIVWSGGGYVRRPLSVPIRMR, from the coding sequence ATGTCGACAGCTTTGTCTCATCCGTCTCAGGAAGTGCCGGTCAAGTTCCGGCTGGCCACCGCCGAGACCTGGTCTAACCCCTGGCCGATGTACCGGGCGCTACGGGACCACGACCCGGTGCACCGCGTCGTCCCCCCGGCGAATCCCGAGCATGACTACTACGTGCTGTCGCGTCACGCCGATGTCTGGGCGGCGGCACGGAACCACCAGACATTCTCGTCGGCACAGGGCTTGACGGTGAACTACGGCGACCTGGAAATGCTCGGACTGCAAGACAACTTGCCCATGGTGATGCAGGATCCGCCGGTTCACACCCAATTTCGCAAGTTGGTGTCGCGCGGATTCACCCCGCGTCAGGTCGAGGCAGTCGAGCCCAAGGTGCGCGAGTTCGTCGTCGAGCGGATCGAGAGGCTGCGCGCGAACGGCCGCGGCGACATCGTCACGGAACTGTTCAAGCCGCTCCCGTCCATGGTCGTCGCACATTATCTTGGTGTGCCCGAGGAAGATTGGGTGCAGTTCGACGGCTGGACCCAGGCCATCGTCGCCGCCAACACCGCAGACGGCGGCATCGCAAGTGCGTTGGGACCGGCCGGGAACGCGGTCGGGGAGATCATGGCCTACTTCACCACACTGATCGAACGACGGCGGACCGATCCCGGCGACGACACGATCTCGCACCTGGTTTCTGCCGGAGTGGGCGCCGATGGTGATATCGCCGGCGTGCTGTCGATTTTGGGCTTTACGTTTACGATGGTCACCGGTGGTAACGACACCGTGACCGGCATGCTCGGAGGTTCTATGCAACTGCTGCACGAACGGCCCGACCAGCGCCAGATGTTGATCGACGAGCCCGGACTCATCCCGGACGCCGTCGATGAATTGCTGCGGTTGACCTCTCCGGTGCAGAACCTGGCCCGCACGGCCACCCGTGACGTCACCATCCATGACACCACCATTCCCGCCGGTCGCCGCGTCTTGCTGCTATACGGTTCGGCCAACCGCGACGAGCGCCAATACGGTCCGGACGCAGGCGAACTCGACGTCAGGCGGTGCCCGCGCAACATCATGACCTTCAGCCAGGGCGCCCACCATTGCCTAGGGGCCGCTGCCGCTCGAATGCAATCACGGGTTGCCCTAAGCGAATTACTCTCCCGCTGTCCAGATTTCGAGGTCGACGAGTCGTGCATCGTATGGTCTGGGGGCGGCTATGTTCGACGACCATTGTCGGTGCCGATCCGGATGCGCTGA
- a CDS encoding NAD-dependent epimerase/dehydratase family protein — MTVTLTGATGFVGRQILRNLLERGCSVRVIVRDPSRLPDGWERDALQIVRTPDLFAEVGERLKELLEGSETLVHAAWYTEPGEYLTSPWNLACLTGTLNLADAFASIGGKRFVGLGTCFEYDSSAGQMTTNTPLAPNSLYAACKASAFQVLRFLLDAQALSFAWCRVFYLYGEGESERRLVPYIRRQLEAGQEVLLSRGDQVRDFLDVKDAARMIVDVALGQQQGAVNICSGEAVTVRQLAERIADEYGRRALLRFGARPENVFDPPRVVGVREDAI; from the coding sequence ATGACCGTTACCTTGACGGGAGCGACCGGATTTGTCGGAAGGCAGATTCTGCGCAACCTTCTCGAAAGAGGCTGTTCTGTGCGGGTGATCGTTCGCGATCCGTCTCGCCTACCTGATGGTTGGGAACGTGACGCATTACAGATTGTGCGGACTCCTGACTTGTTCGCAGAGGTCGGCGAGCGGTTAAAAGAGTTGCTCGAGGGATCCGAAACCCTTGTGCATGCGGCCTGGTATACGGAGCCAGGCGAATACCTGACGTCTCCATGGAACCTGGCGTGTCTTACCGGCACACTCAACCTGGCGGACGCATTCGCGTCAATCGGGGGCAAGCGATTCGTCGGATTGGGAACGTGTTTCGAGTACGACTCTTCCGCCGGCCAGATGACCACCAATACACCGTTGGCTCCGAATAGTTTGTACGCCGCGTGCAAAGCATCGGCCTTTCAGGTGCTTCGATTTCTTCTGGATGCGCAAGCTCTGAGCTTTGCGTGGTGCCGAGTCTTCTATTTGTATGGGGAAGGCGAAAGTGAGCGGCGTCTAGTGCCATACATTCGCAGGCAATTGGAGGCTGGGCAAGAAGTCCTGCTCAGTCGCGGTGATCAGGTACGTGATTTTCTCGATGTGAAAGACGCCGCTCGGATGATCGTCGATGTCGCACTGGGGCAGCAGCAAGGCGCGGTGAACATCTGCTCAGGTGAAGCGGTGACCGTTCGACAGCTCGCTGAACGCATTGCAGACGAGTACGGTCGGCGTGCACTGCTGCGATTCGGGGCAAGACCAGAAAACGTCTTTGACCCTCCGCGGGTCGTCGGCGTGCGGGAGGACGCGATATGA
- a CDS encoding cellulose-binding domain-containing protein: MAGRSRRENRWRTALHVTLSACVAAVLALATSPVAQAAAVTATLQVQHTWQDGFIARYVVTNLSMAQVSDWRLEFDMPVGQSLSHTWNSSFTQYGTHFVITPANWNRTIAPGGSATGGMRGVLTGTYSPPVNCRINGVPCS; the protein is encoded by the coding sequence ATGGCCGGTCGAAGCCGTCGCGAGAACCGTTGGCGCACAGCGCTTCACGTAACTCTATCGGCATGCGTTGCGGCTGTCCTGGCGCTCGCCACCAGCCCGGTCGCTCAGGCGGCCGCCGTCACGGCGACGTTGCAGGTGCAACATACGTGGCAGGACGGGTTCATCGCCCGCTACGTCGTCACTAATTTGAGCATGGCGCAGGTGTCGGACTGGCGGCTCGAATTCGACATGCCGGTGGGGCAGTCCCTGTCGCACACCTGGAACAGCAGCTTCACGCAATACGGCACGCACTTCGTGATCACCCCGGCGAACTGGAATCGCACCATCGCACCCGGTGGTTCGGCCACCGGCGGCATGAGGGGAGTGCTGACCGGTACTTACTCGCCACCGGTGAATTGCCGGATCAACGGGGTGCCCTGCAGTTAG
- a CDS encoding FAD-binding oxidoreductase has translation MSADLLAGLIADLPEGMVVTDPAVTEGYRQDRAFDPSAGKPLAVVRPRRTEEVQTVLRWASAHSVPVVTRGAGSGLSGGATAVDNGIVLSTEKMRDITVDPVTRTAVCQPGLFNAEVKKAVAEHGLWYPPDPSSYEICSIGGNIATNAGGLCCVKYGVTTDYVLGMQVVLADGTAVRLGGPRLKDVAGLSLTKLFVGSEGTLGVITEVTLRLLPAQNALSVVVASFASVEQAIDAVLGVTARLRPAMLEFMDSVAINAVEDTLRMDLDRDAAAMLVAGSDERGRAGSQDAKVIAEVFAENGAKEVFSTDDPDEGEAFVAARRFCIPAVEAKGSLLLEDVGVPLPALGHLVTGIARIAEERELMISVIAHAGDGNTHPLLVFDPNDAAMAERAQLAYGEIMDLAIDLGGTITGEHGVGRLKLPWLEDYLGPDVMDLNRRIKQALDPGGILNPGSGI, from the coding sequence GTGAGCGCCGATCTGCTGGCAGGGCTGATTGCCGACCTGCCCGAGGGAATGGTGGTCACCGACCCTGCGGTGACCGAGGGTTACCGGCAAGACCGCGCCTTTGACCCGTCGGCGGGTAAGCCGCTGGCGGTGGTCCGGCCGCGCCGTACCGAAGAGGTGCAAACCGTGCTGCGGTGGGCGTCGGCCCATTCGGTGCCGGTCGTGACGCGTGGGGCAGGTTCCGGGTTGTCGGGCGGGGCGACCGCGGTGGACAACGGGATCGTGCTGTCGACGGAAAAGATGCGCGACATCACCGTCGACCCGGTCACCCGCACCGCGGTGTGTCAGCCGGGCCTGTTCAACGCCGAGGTCAAGAAGGCCGTCGCCGAGCACGGGCTGTGGTATCCGCCCGATCCCTCGTCGTACGAGATCTGCAGCATCGGCGGCAACATCGCCACCAATGCGGGCGGGCTGTGCTGCGTAAAGTACGGCGTCACCACCGACTATGTGCTGGGCATGCAGGTGGTGCTTGCCGATGGGACCGCCGTGCGACTGGGCGGGCCGCGGCTGAAGGACGTGGCCGGGCTTTCGTTGACGAAGCTATTCGTCGGGAGCGAAGGGACGCTCGGTGTCATCACCGAGGTGACGCTGCGACTACTGCCCGCCCAGAACGCGTTGAGCGTGGTGGTGGCGAGCTTTGCTTCGGTGGAACAGGCGATCGACGCGGTCTTGGGAGTCACGGCCCGGCTCCGCCCCGCCATGCTGGAGTTCATGGACTCGGTAGCAATCAATGCCGTCGAGGACACGCTGCGGATGGACCTGGACCGCGACGCCGCGGCGATGCTGGTGGCCGGCTCCGACGAACGCGGCCGGGCCGGCAGCCAGGATGCCAAAGTAATAGCCGAGGTGTTCGCGGAAAACGGTGCAAAGGAAGTGTTTTCGACCGACGACCCGGACGAGGGCGAGGCTTTCGTCGCCGCCCGGCGGTTCTGCATCCCGGCCGTCGAAGCCAAGGGATCGTTGTTGCTCGAAGACGTCGGGGTGCCGCTGCCCGCGCTGGGCCACTTGGTCACCGGGATCGCACGCATCGCCGAGGAGCGAGAGCTGATGATCTCGGTGATCGCGCACGCCGGTGACGGCAACACCCACCCGCTGTTGGTGTTTGATCCTAACGACGCGGCGATGGCCGAGCGCGCACAGCTCGCGTACGGCGAAATCATGGATCTGGCAATTGATTTGGGCGGCACGATCACCGGCGAGCACGGTGTCGGCCGGTTGAAGCTGCCGTGGCTGGAAGACTACCTCGGACCCGACGTGATGGATCTGAATCGCCGCATCAAGCAGGCGTTGGACCCGGGCGGGATTTTGAATCCCGGCTCGGGTATCTAG
- the rfbF gene encoding glucose-1-phosphate cytidylyltransferase produces the protein MKAVLLAGGLGTRLREETVIRPKPMVEIGGRPLLWHIMKLYSHHGIHEFIVCCGYKGYVIKEYFANYFLHMSDVTFDMSTNSMQVHEHHAEPWRVTLVDTGDDTMTGGRLKRVATYIHNDEAFCFTYGDGLSDVNIGASIDFHRRHGRLATVTTVFPPGRYGAIEREGDRVTRFVEKPPGDGGLINGGFFVLSPAVLDYIEGDQTPFESDPLAKLASDGQLMAFVHSGFWQPMDTLRDKNRLEDLWDTGRAPWKCW, from the coding sequence ATGAAAGCCGTATTACTGGCTGGAGGCCTCGGTACGCGCCTCAGAGAAGAAACCGTCATCCGCCCCAAACCGATGGTGGAGATCGGCGGTCGGCCGCTCCTGTGGCATATCATGAAGCTCTACTCCCACCACGGAATTCATGAATTCATCGTCTGCTGTGGTTATAAGGGTTACGTCATAAAGGAATACTTCGCCAACTATTTCTTACACATGTCGGACGTGACTTTTGATATGTCCACCAACAGCATGCAGGTCCATGAGCACCACGCAGAACCCTGGCGTGTCACGTTGGTGGATACGGGCGACGACACCATGACAGGCGGCCGCCTTAAGCGCGTGGCGACCTACATCCATAATGATGAGGCTTTTTGCTTCACTTACGGTGATGGTCTCAGCGACGTCAATATCGGCGCCAGCATTGATTTCCACCGTCGCCATGGGCGTCTCGCGACAGTCACGACGGTATTTCCGCCAGGACGCTATGGGGCCATTGAGCGCGAAGGTGACCGAGTGACGCGCTTCGTCGAGAAACCGCCGGGCGACGGCGGCCTCATCAACGGCGGATTTTTCGTCCTGTCACCCGCAGTACTCGATTACATTGAAGGCGATCAAACCCCGTTTGAAAGCGACCCCTTGGCTAAGCTGGCTTCGGACGGCCAACTGATGGCTTTCGTCCATTCCGGCTTCTGGCAACCCATGGATACGCTTCGGGACAAGAATCGGCTTGAAGACCTGTGGGATACCGGAAGGGCTCCTTGGAAATGCTGGTGA